Proteins encoded by one window of Elusimicrobiota bacterium:
- a CDS encoding SDR family oxidoreductase produces the protein MSLYLITGGAGFIGSHIADELVKQGQQVRILDNFCTGSKENLKNVANKAEIIKGDIRNERDVHLALKKVDYVLHQAALRSVPRSIADPISSNDVNVSGTLLLLNLSKEHKIKKFVYASSSSIYGDNPALPKVETQIPAPVSPYAVSKLTGEHYCRVFSKIFGLNTVSLRYFNVFGPRQDPESPYAVVIPKFINAGLKDTVAEVHGDGKQSRDFSYIENVVQANILAAKSNVKCEIFNIACAKNYSLLEVIKIIEQITGRKMKVKHISSRQGDVKHTLADISKAKKMLKYKVQVEFKEGMKNTLEYFKSL, from the coding sequence ATGAGCTTATATCTGATAACAGGCGGCGCAGGTTTCATAGGTTCGCATATAGCTGATGAATTAGTAAAACAAGGACAGCAAGTCCGGATCCTGGACAATTTTTGTACCGGTTCAAAAGAAAACCTTAAAAACGTTGCAAACAAAGCAGAAATAATCAAAGGCGATATTAGAAATGAACGGGACGTACATCTCGCCCTTAAAAAAGTTGATTATGTCCTTCATCAGGCGGCCTTAAGGTCAGTCCCCAGGTCTATAGCTGACCCAATTTCATCAAATGATGTAAATGTATCCGGAACATTACTATTATTGAACCTATCAAAAGAACACAAAATAAAAAAATTTGTATACGCCTCTTCGTCCTCAATTTACGGAGATAATCCCGCGTTGCCAAAGGTTGAGACACAAATCCCTGCGCCAGTTTCTCCTTACGCTGTTTCAAAATTAACAGGTGAACATTACTGCAGGGTCTTTTCAAAAATTTTCGGGCTTAATACTGTATCGCTCAGATATTTTAATGTTTTTGGGCCCAGGCAGGATCCAGAGTCGCCCTACGCAGTAGTAATACCGAAATTCATTAATGCCGGGCTAAAAGATACAGTGGCTGAAGTTCACGGCGATGGCAAACAGTCGAGAGATTTTTCATATATTGAAAACGTAGTTCAAGCAAATATCCTTGCCGCTAAAAGCAATGTGAAATGCGAAATTTTTAACATAGCTTGCGCAAAGAATTACTCTTTATTAGAAGTAATAAAAATAATTGAACAAATCACAGGCAGAAAAATGAAGGTTAAACACATTTCATCCAGGCAGGGCGACGTAAAACATACGCTTGCTGATATATCTAAGGCAAAGAAAATGCTAAAATACAAAGTACAGGTTGAATTTAAAGAAGGAATGAAAAATACCCTGGAGTATTTCAAATCATTATGA